The Paenarthrobacter aurescens region GCGACAACCTGATGGGTGCCGGCCCCGAAGGTGTGACGCTTCTCGCCGAAAACCACGAGGGCCTCCTGGTCACAGGAAACAACTTCTTTCCTCGAGGACGCAGTCTCCTTGAGTTCACCGGCTGCAACCGCTGCAGCGTGACATCAAACAGGTTCCAGGGCTTCTACCCCGGCATGATGCGGCTGCTGAATGGCTGCAAGGAAAACCTCATCACGTCCAACCATTTCCGTCGGGGCACGGAAGGGTTCCCTCCGTTCATTGACCGCACTAACGGCCTGGATGACCTCTACGGTGTCATCCACGCGATGGGGGACAACAACCTGATCTCGAACAACCTGTTTGCCTACGACGTCCCGCCGGGCAAGATTGCCCCCGCCGGAGCCCAGCCCACCATCATGTTGATCGCAGGCGGGGACGGCAACGTCATAGCCACCAATCACGTCATCAGCAACGTGGACACCCAACACGTGGTTCTTGATGGATCGGCAACCCGGTCAAAGGTTTTGGACAGCGGCGCCGCCTCCACCATCACGTCCTACAGCCCGGACACAGCCATCCGGCCTACGCCCTGACGGCCGGTCCTGAGGAGACAGCAGGAAAGCGAAAACAGCAGGAAAGCGCGACGACGGCTGGTCACCCAGGTGACCAGCCGTCGTCGTGCGCTGTTTGCTTTTCAGCCGCGTTAGTCCGCTTTGACCGCCAGCACCGGGCAATCAGCCTCCAGCAGGATTCGCTGGGAGACGCTGCCCATGATGAGTTTGCCCACCGGGCTGCGGCGGCGAAGGCCGATGACAATCAGGCTCGCATCGTTGTCGTCGGCGGCGTCCAGCACCTCGGCGGCAGCATCGTGGCCACGGACCGGTTGCTTGATGATGTGCTGGATACCGTGCTCCGCCAGGCGCTCCTCGATGCTCTGGATATCCGGCTCCTGGGCGTACCGGTTATCAACCAGGGCGTCGCCCTTGGACGAGTTGATGACCAGCAGGGTGTCGTTGCTTTTCTTGGCCTCGGCGATGGCTTGCGTCAGTGCCGCTTCGCCTTCAGGTGTGGGGACGTATCCCACCACGATGGTCATGGTTTCTCCTGTTTGTGCTGGAAGTGGATGGTTCAGTCGCTGTAGTCTGCAGCGCCCGAGTTGGCGGGGAGCAGGGGTTTCTTCGCCGGACGGTTGCGGCGGATGAGCTTGTAGATGAACGGCCATGCCAGGATGATCGCCACGATGATGTAGACCACTATCGCGATGGGTTCGCTGAAGAGGCCGGCGGGATCGCCCGCGCTCAACTGCAGCGTCTTGCGGAGCTGGCCTTCGATGCGCGGCCCCAGGATCACGCCGAGGATCAGCGGCAGGACCGGAAGCCCGAACCGGCGCATCATGAAGCCGAGGGCGCCGAGCACCAGCAGGATCACCAGGTCGAAAGCCTGCAGGTTCACCGAGTAGGCACCCAGGGTGGCAAAGAACAGGATGCCTGCGTAGAGGTAAGGGCGGGGGAGTTGCAGCAGTTTGGCCCAGACCGGCGCCAGGGGCAGGTTGATGAGCAGGAGCAGGAAGTTGCCGATGAACAGGCTGGCGATGAGTGCCCAGACCAGCGGACCTTGGCTCGAGAACAGTTGAGGACCGGGCTGGATGCCGTAGGACGTAAAGGCAGCGAGCATCACGGCGGCCGTTGCGTTGGTGGGCAGGCCCAGGGCAAGCATGGGGGTCAGTGTTCCGGCAGCGGCGGCGTTGTTGGCCGCTTCCGGTCCGGCGACACCTTCAATAGCGCCCTTGCCGAACTCCTCCGGGTGCTTGCTGAGCCGTTTCTCCGTCACGTAGGAGAGGAACGTGGGGATTTCCGCGCCACCGGCGGGCAGTGCACCAAACGGGAATCCGAAGGCAGTTCCGCGAAGCCACGGCTTCCACGAGCGGGACCAGTCCTTCTTGCCCATCCAGGGACGGCCAACGGGAATGACGTGCAGCGGGGTGCGGCGCAGGTGGGCGGCAACCCAGAGTGCTTCACCCACGGCGAAGATGGCCACAGCAACCACCACAATGTCCAGGCCGTCCACCAGCAGGGGCTGGCCGAAGGTCAGGCGGCGCTGGCCGGTCACTGAATCAATGCCCACCAATCCGATGGCCAAACCAAGGGCGAGTGAGGCGAAGCCGCGGAGCCTGGACGAGCCCAGGACGGCGGTCACCGCCAGCAGCGCGAGGACCATGATGGCGAAGTAGCTGGGCGCTCCAAGGCTGACGGCGAACTGCACCACGATGGGGGCGAACACAGCCAGGAGCGCGGTGCCGATGGTACCGGCGATGAACGAGCCGATGGCCGCTGTGGCGAGGGCTTGAGCGGCCCTGCCCGCTTTGGCCATTTTGTTGCCTTCAATGGCCGTCACCACCGACGACGATTCACCCGGAGTATTAAGCAGGATGGACGTGGTGGAGCCGCCGAACATGCCGCCGTAGTAGATGCCGGCAAACATGATGAAGGCGCTGGTGGGCTCCAAAGCGGCGGTCACCGGGAGCAGCAGGGCTACAGTCATGGCCGGACCCAGGCCCGGAAGGACGCCGACGGCGGTGCCCAGGAGGACGCCGATCACGGCGAACAAGAGGTTCATGGGGGTCAGGGCGGTGGCAAAACCGTCCATCAAGGAGGACCAGACGTCCATTAGAGGATTCCTTCCAGGAGCCCGGCAGGCAGTGCGATGCCCAGGCCGAGGTAGAAGCCGTAGAAGGTCAGCAGTGACAATGCGACGGAAATGAGGCCGTCCCGGATGTAGCGGCGGCTGCCGAGTGCCAGCACACTGCCCCAGAAGAGGACCGTTCCGGAGATGACCCAGCCGGCCCAGTCGATGAGCAGGATGTTCAGGATGAAAGCTCCGGCCAGGGGAAGGACGGTCTTCCAATCGGCGGGGTGTGCCAGGTCAACGTCTTCGCCGCCTTCGGCTTCACCTTTGCCGCCACGGAGGACGTTGATGGCAAGGAGGACGGCGCAGATGATCAGCAGCCCGGAAACAATGAACGGAACAGTCTTCGGACCCACGGGGTCTGACTGCGAATATGGGGTCACCAGGCCGTTCGCATCCAGGAAGACCAGGACGCCAACCACGCCGAGCAGGAGGGCTACCCCCAGCTCGGCGCGGCCTTTAAGGCCTGTGGTTGTGGAGCTCACGCCAACCCGAGCTTGGTGAGGACATCCGCAACGCGCTTGTCCTGGTCCGTCAGGAAGGTCTGGAACTCGTCACCGGTGACAAAAGCGTCCGTCCAGCTGTGGGTCTTGAGGGCTTCCTTCCAGCCTTCCGAGGCGTGCATCTTCTCCAAGGCGGCGATCAGGGATTTCTTGTCGTCCTCGCTGATACCAGGAGGGGCCACAACGCCGCGCCAGTTGGTGAAGACCAGGTCAATGTTGGACTCCTTCAGCGTGGGAGCGTCAACACCTTCCAGGCGGTTCTCGCCACTGGTAGCCAGAACCCGGATCTCGCCGGACTTGATCTGCTGAAGGTACTCGCCGGCGCCGGAGGCGGCGAAGCCCAGCTTGTTACCGAGGATGGCGGGCAGAAGGTCGCCACCGCCGTCGTAAGAGACAAAGTTGACCTTGGTGGCGTCAATGCCAACAGCGCCGGCCAACTGCATGGGCAGGAGGTGGTCCGGGCCGCCGGGCGAGGAGCCGCCGCCCACTGCGATGGAAGCGGGGTTGGCCTTCCATGCGGTCACCAGATCATCGATGGTTTTGTACGGGGAGTCCTTGCTGACCATGATGGCGCCGGGTTCCTCGATCAGCTTTGCCAGCGGGGTGGTCTCCGTCAGCTTCGACTCGGACTTGTTGGTGTAGCTGGCCCCAACAACGCCCAGACCCATGAGCATGGTGAGGTCACCGTTGCCCTTTTCGTTGACGATGCGGGCCAAGCCCACGGTGCCGCCGGCGCCGGCAAGGTTGAACACCTCGGTGTTGGTGGAGATCTTCTCATCGTCCAGAACCTTGGCCGCTGCCCGGGCGGTGGTGTCGTAACCGCCACCTGGAGTGTTGGGGACCATGATCTGGAGACCGGTGATGGGCCCCGCGGCTGCGCCGGAGCTTTCAGAACCGGTGGACTTACCTGTGGCACCGCAGCCGGTGGCCATCAGGGCGATGCCGGCTGCGACGGCGGCGACTCGCAATGCGCGGATCTGGCGCATGGTGTTCCTCTTCTCATCATTGAAAATTCGGGTGCAGGGCAATGCCCGTTGATTTGATGCTAGGCGCGTATGTGAGAGGGATCACTCTTGTGTTCGCAGTGATCTTTAAGTTCATTGCGTTCACGGGTTTTGCCCCGTTTTAAGCCGCTTGCAACGGTCTCAGCTGGGCTTCTGCACCTCTGCGGTATAGTTCCGGTACGCCACGGGACGGCTCCTGCCGCCCCCGCCCCACCGGTTCTCCAATGCTCCCCGGCACCACCAAAGGAACCCAGTAAGTGACTCGCCTGACTCGAATGCCTCGAAGAAGAGGAATGTCCTTGGCAGGGCAGTACCTTGTGCTGCAGTTACTCATAGTCCTGGCAGTTCTTGTTGCTGTTGTGGCCATTTCCCTGGCGCAATCCGCGGCTACCTTTGAGCGGACTGAGGGGCGCCGGGCGCTCCTGGCCGCTGAGGCATTGGGCAGCAACCCCACCGTTCGCGCCCTGCTGCCGGAGGCCGAACCACGCGTAGGATCAGCGCTCCCGGCCGTGGCGGAATCCGTCCGCACCGTGTCCGGGTCATCCCAGGTGGCATTGGCCAAACTCGATACCACCGTGGTGGCGTCATCCGATCCCAGCCTTTTGGGCCAGCCCCTGCCGCTGGGTGAAAGCCAAGTGTTGGAAGGTCGCGCCTGGACGGGGGTCCTGCCGGGCAGCAGCGGCGCCGTATTGTCCGCGCACGTCCCGGTCCTGAATGATTCCGGAAAAGTCATCGGCGTTGCATCCGTCAGCAGGAACTACCCCTCCACCATCGAGCGGCTGGGAGACGCCGTTCCCAACCTGCTCACCTACCTCGGTGTTGCCAGCGTCCTGGGCGTGGCGGGATCCTTGCTGCTGTCCCGGCGCGTCAAGCGGCAAACCCTCGGCATGGAACCGCGGGAAATTACAGGCCTCGTGGAAAACCGCGAAGCGATGCTGCAAGGCCTGAAAGAGGGCGTAGTAGCGTTGGATCCGCACGAACGCATCACCGTGGCCAATGAAAGCGCCCGGCGACTCCTTGGCCTGCCCCCGGACTGCGTGGGCAAAAAACTACGCTCCCTCCACGTGGACCCCGCCCTGAAAACAGTCCTCACCCGTGAGCAATCCGACCCCGATCAACTGGTGCTCGTGGGCGAGCGGCTGGTGGTCATGAACCGTGTAGCCCTGCGCTCCCACGGACGGGACATCGGCTCAGTGACAACGCTGAGGGACCGGACGGAATTGTCCTCCCTTGAAAGCGAACTCGGCGCCACCAAGACTGTCACTGACACCTTGAGGGCCCAAGCGCACGAGTTCGCCAACCAGCTCCACGTCATCTCTGGCCTCATCCAGATCGGCGAATACGACTCCGTGGTGCAGTTCGTCAACGGCGCAACCGTGGACCGCACCCGGCTCAACGACGACGTCACCAGCCGCATCCAGGACCCCGCGCTCGCCGCACTCCTCATCGCCAAGGCCAGTTTGGCAACAGAGCGAGGCGTGGAACTGAAGCTGGATCCGAAGTCCGCACTGCCGCGCGTGAACGAGGAACTGTCCCGCGATCTCACCACTGTGGTGGGCAACCTGGTGGATAACGCGTTCGACGCCGTCACGGGACTTCCCGGAGCATCGGTCCAAGTGCTGGTGGTCCACTCCGATGACGAAGTCACAGTCACTGTCCGGGACAACGGCCCTGGGGTGCCGAGCGGCTCCGCAGAGGATATTTTCCGGCAGGGTTTCTCCACCAAAGAGCCCGGAACAGGAGACGCGCGGGGGTTCGGTCTGGCCTTGTCCCGTGTGATCTGCCGGCGTTCCGGCGGTGACCTCGGCTTTTCGAACGATCATGGTGCGGTGTTCACTGCAACGTTCAGTAAAAACGACTCAGACATCAGCAAAGGGGCACACCACCTGTGATCAAGGTACTGATTGTGGACGACGACTTCATGGTGGCCAAAGTCCATGCCGGGTTTATCCAACGGACACCCGGGTTCGCCGTGGTGGGCGTAGCACACACCGGTGGGCAGGCCCTGGTGGAAACCGAACGGTTGCAGCCGGACCTGGTGCTGCTGGATATCCATCTTCCGGACATCAACGGCTTGGAGCTTATGCACCAGCTTCGCGACGTAGCCCCGGACCTTGACGTCCTGGTGATCAGCGCAGCCAGGGAAGTGGAAACCGTTCGGAAGGCCCTGCGCGGCGGGATTGTGCACTATCTCATCAAACCGTTCTCCCAAACCGATCTGCACGAGCGACTGGAGCACTACCTCAGCGCCTACCAAGGCCTGGACGCCTCCAAAGTGGAGGCCGAGCAGTCCGATGTGAACCGTGTCTTCGGGTTGAGTGTTTCTGAGCGGACCCTGCCAAAAGGCTGCAGTGTGGAGACGCTCGAGCTGGTTGAATCAGCCCTGAAAACAGCACCGGGAGACCTCTCCGCAGCGGAGCTGGCCGAGCAGCTCGGCACGTCCCGGGTCAGCGCACGCCGTTACCTGGAGTACCTCCACGACGAGGGGGCGCTGGAGGTCAGACTCAAGTACGGCGTCGGACGTCCTGAAAGGCGCTACGTGCTGAAAGGGCGGTGAACAGTACGTCACCGCCTGAAGCAGGGTGGGTTCCTCACACAGGAACCCACCCTGCTTTATGAGTGGCTCCTAATCTGACGCGTTCGTGCCGGCGCGACGACGTGCCACCACTACGGTTGCAGCGCCTGCCGCGAGCACGCCGGCACCAGCCAGGCCCCACGTAACCATGCCGGAATCGGCCGGAATGGCTGCAGCATCAGCCGCCGTCCCTGCATCGGTAACACTGGAGGCGGCAACGAAATCGGACCCACCCTTGCCCTTGCCGTTATTTCCGCCCCCATGATTGCCGTTGTTTACAGCGACGCGTGCGGAGCGGATATTGCCGGATGTGGCACCGACGGCGGAAATTATGTAGCTGCCCGCGTTTTCGAAGGTGATGTCAGCGGAGATGGTGCCATTGCCGTCGGCGACGACGCTGATGGGGGCCGGAGGGGTTCCCTGCGGGCCACCTCTCTTCTCAAAAGTGATATTCACGGTCTCGCCGGGGATGTATCCGCCGCCGGAAAAGGTGATCGTTTCGCCGCGATTGATGGTGCCGTCCGTAACGGTTCCCTGCTCATCGCCTGGTGCTGGATAGGTGCTGGCCATGGCCGACGAGGCGCTAGCGAACATGACAGTTCCTGCGAGCATAATTGTTGCAATGGTTTTTCTCATTTGTTCCCCTGGGCTAAGTGATGAATTCAAATTTTGATAGCCGCTAAAAGCGTTATACAAATGCTTTGCCGAAGCCCCCATATGCCTAGCCAGCAAGACGCTATCACCCAGGATCCACCCGTACAAGATTCAGGTACGTCAGTTACAAAGAGTTAGCATTCTATTTACCTGACACAGTTGTCTCATTTTGTGACTATTCTACGAGTTTTATGACAGTCTCAACTCACTACGTGACAAGGCCAGTTAGGGGCAATTGTAACCAGAGAGTCAGGGCTCCGAATTGGATCAACCTGCGCTTAGGTGGTTGTGCGTACAGGTTCCAGTGCTCAGGCGGCTGGCGTCCAGCCCAATGCCGGGCCCAACTTTTGCGCGATGTCCGTGAGGATCTGCACGTAGTCCTCGTGTTCGAAGCTGAAGGGCAGCGCGAATGCCACCTCGTCCACTTCCTGGAATCCTTGGTGGGCGTACAGTTGCCCGGCAATTTCATCGCTGGTGCCTATGAGGTCCCGTGCAAACATCATGCCCTTCGGTCCCTGCGGGGACTGTGTGCGGGGAGTGCGTTCGTCCACGTACCGCTGGTACTTCGCCCGTTGGGCGCTGGAAGCAGAATCTGTGGGGATCACTACCAGGCCCTGCGACACCCGGGCACGCGTGCCGGCTGCAGTGTGCCCGGCTGCAGCGGCAGCCTCGCGGTACGCCCTGATCTGGGATTGCTGGACTTTGGCGAAGTCCGGTTCCTGGTCCTTGTCCGGGAAGATCACGCTGCTGGACAACAAATTGAAGTCGTTCGTTCCGGCCCATACGGCAGACTTCATGCTTCCTGCCCCGTACCAAAGACGGCTGCGCAGGCCGGGCGAGTGTGGCTCTACACGGTTGGAGAACTCCTCCACAACGCCTTGCTTACCGGAGAAGTCGCGTACTTTTTCGCCTGCAACCAGACGGGCGAACCGGTCCACGCGGGCATAGGAGAAGTCCTCCGTTTCCGAAGAATCCGGGTACAGATCATGCTTCACGGTGTCGTAGTGCATTGGTTCGCCCACGCTAATCCCGGGATTAATGCGACCCCCGGAGAGCAGATCCACCGTGGCCAGATCCTCCGCCAACCGCAATGGGTTCTCCCATCCAAGCGGAGTGACCGCGGTACCGAGCTCAATCCTTGACGTGCGCTGGCTGGCGGCGGCCATCACCGCCACGGGGGAGGAGATGCCGAACTGCAGGTGCCGGTGCCTCAACCAGGCGCTGTCAAACCCCAGTTGCTCACCGAGCTCAATGATCTCCAGCGTGGACCGGTGGCCGGCAGCCGGATCATCGGGGTGGAACAGGCCGATGGTGAGGAATCCAAGTTTGCGGAGGGGATGTTCGGGAGTGGGCATGGTCTTCCTTCGCGTAGTACCGGCGGCTACTAAACCCCTACCGTCTTCAAGTAATTCCGGATCCCGTCCACCACCATCTGGTGGTCCTCGTCAGAGCTCAGCCCGGAAACAGTGACAGCGCCGATCACGCCGGCGCCTCTCACCCGGATGGGGAAGGAACCGCCCGCCAGGGTGTAGTCCTCCGGAGCCAGCCACCCGCCGCCGAGCGGGTTGCGCGCGGAAAATTGTTCTCCCAGCAAGGCCGTGCTGTGCTCGAACCGCAGCACCGAAGCGGACTTGCGGCGGATCCATTCCTCCTGGTCTGAGGTGGCTCCGGGCAGGACGCAGCGGAACAGCACAACGTTGTGGCGGCGGATATCAATGGCAACGCCAAGCTCCGAGGCGATGGCGTGGTTGGCGATCAATGAACCCAGCCGCCAGGCGTCGTGATGATCGAAGGAAGCGAAGACCAGTTCCTCTTCCTGTTGACGGAGTTCGGCAAGACGCGGTGATTCGGTCATGACTGGTTTCCTTCCACAACGGCATCTGAGTCATAGCGAAGCCCGATCTGCTCACGGATCTCGTCCATGGCAGCCATGATGGCCACGGTCTCAGCGGGAGGCAGCATGGTCCCGGCAGTCTCGCCCGAGCGGATCAGGCGTTCCATCTCAGCGGCCTGGTACTGCATACCCCGGCTGCTGACAGCTTGTTCGTATCGCTCAACAACAGCGCCATCAACGGCAAAAACCGTGAAGGGCACCGGGTTGTACCAAGTGTGCTCGATCTCGATCCAACCTTCGGTCCCTATCACCATGGCACGGTTGGCACTGGCGGCGTCCAGCTCGCAATCAACAATGGCCTGGGCGCCGCCGGCGTATTCGAAGATCGCTGCCGTCTGGCGATCCACGCCCGTTGCGGACATGGAGGCGCTGGCCACGATTGATGCAGGCGTGCCTAGGATGTCAAAGGCAAAGGAGATCGGATAAATACCGAGGTCCAGCAACGCTCCGCCGCCCAAGGCAGGATCATTCAACCGGTGCGCTGGGTCCTTGGGAAGGCTCTGGTTGTGGGTGGCCACTACCTTGCGAACCTCTCCAATGGTGCCGGCAGCGATGAGCTCCCGGATTCGGATCATGTGCGGCAGGAACCGGGTCCACATGGCTTCCAGGGCCACAAGCCCCTTGGCCGCCGCCAGGTCAATAATCTCCTGAGCCTGGCGTGCATTCATGGTGAATGCCTTCTCCACCAGCACGTGCTTGCCGGCGTTCAATGCCAGGAGAGCATTTGCGTGATGGAAAGGGTGTGGCGTGGCGATGTAGACGACGTCCACCAAGGGGTCGGCAACAAGGTCCTCGTAGCTGCCGTGCGCTGTGGCCACGCCGTACTCCTCAGCGAACACCTCACTGGACTCCGCAGAGCGCGAACCCACGGCCTGAACCGTGAACCCGTTCTCCTTCAAGTCCTTGGTCTGGAGTCCGGCAATGAATCCTGTGCCGAGGATGCCCCAGCGGATTGTGCCATCGGAGGTGCCGTTGCTGAGGGTCACGTGATCAGTCCTTGCTGCTGAAAGCGGCGTCGAAGGAAGTTTGCGACGCCGGGAAGTCGAACTTTTTCAGCGCGGCCAAAGCTTCGGGTGCCCCGTGGAGGCGGTCCATGCCGGCGTCCTCCCATTCCACGGAAATGGGTCCGTCGTATCCGATGGCCGTGAGGGCGCGGAAGGAGGATTCCCACGGCACGTCACCGCGTCCGGCGGAGACGAAGTCCCAGCCTCGGCGGGGATCGCCCCAGGGCAGGTGTGAGCCCATGACGGTGTTCCGTCCGGTGGGGCGGAGCTTGGTGTCCTTGCAGTCCACGTGGTAGATCCGGTCCTTGAAGTCCCAGATGAAGGACACAGGATCGATGCCCTGCCACATGAAGTGGGACGGGTCCCAGTTCAGGCCGAAGGCAGGCCGGTGGCCGATCGCTTCGAGGGTCCGGACGGTGGTCCAGTAGTCGTAGGCGATTTCGGAAGGGTGGACTTCGTGGGCGAAGCGGACCCCGCATTCATCAAAAACGTCAAGGATCGGGTTCCAGCGATCAGCGAAGTCCTGGTAGCCGGCCTCGATGACCTTTTCCGGGACCGGCGGGAACATGGCCACGTACTGCCAGATGGAGGAACCGGTAAATCCGACGACCGTGTCCACGCCCAGGGCGCGGGCAAGGCGGGCGGTGTGCTTCATTTCCTCCGCAGCGCGCTGGCGGACACCTTCGGGTTCGCCGTCGCCCCACACCCGCGAGCCAACAATGGCTTCGTGGCGGAAGTCGATGGGGTCATCGCACACAGCCTGGCCCTTGAGGTGGTTGGAGATGGCCCAAACCTTCAGGTTGTACTTCTCCAGGACAGCGAGCTTGGACTCGACGTAGCCGGGCTCGTCCCAGCGCCAGGCGTCCAGGTGGTCTCCGGAGACGGCGATTTCCAGGCCGTCGTAGCCCCAGCCGGAAGCGAGCCGTGCAACTTCCTCGAAGGGAAGATCGGCCCACTGGCCGGTGAACAGGGTGTACGGGCGGGGCATGTCAGGCTCCTTCAATAACAGTGCTGGTTGCCCTTGCAGGCAGCTGGATCAATGAACTCTTGGCGGCAGCGGACTCTTCCACGGCGGCCAGGATGTACTGGACGTTCAGGCCCTCTTCAAACGACGGCGACGGCGACTCTCCGGCCGCGATCGCGGTGAGGAAATCACGGATCTGGTGCGTGAAGGTGTGCTCCCAGCCGATGATGTGACCCTGCGGCCACCAAGCCCCCAAGTAAGGGTGTTCGGGTTCGTTGACCAGGATCCTTCGGAAGCCCTGCTCGCGGACAGGCACTGTGGCGTCCATGAAATAGAGTTCGTTCAGGTTCTCAAGATCGAACGTCAGCGAACCAAGGGAACCGTAGATTTCGATCCTCAGGGAGTTCTTCTGGCCGGTGGCTACCCGGGACGCTTCCACCGAGGCGATTGCTCCTGAGGCGAGCGAGAGGTTAACCCAGGCGGCGTCGTCGACCGTTACATCTTCCAGCGCGCCTGCCGTAGGACCGGGGCGCTGATCCACGAACGTCTGGAGGCGGCCGGAGACCTCGGTGACGGAATCGTCCAGGAGGTACAGGA contains the following coding sequences:
- a CDS encoding universal stress protein, which codes for MTIVVGYVPTPEGEAALTQAIAEAKKSNDTLLVINSSKGDALVDNRYAQEPDIQSIEERLAEHGIQHIIKQPVRGHDAAAEVLDAADDNDASLIVIGLRRRSPVGKLIMGSVSQRILLEADCPVLAVKAD
- a CDS encoding tripartite tricarboxylate transporter permease; this encodes MDVWSSLMDGFATALTPMNLLFAVIGVLLGTAVGVLPGLGPAMTVALLLPVTAALEPTSAFIMFAGIYYGGMFGGSTTSILLNTPGESSSVVTAIEGNKMAKAGRAAQALATAAIGSFIAGTIGTALLAVFAPIVVQFAVSLGAPSYFAIMVLALLAVTAVLGSSRLRGFASLALGLAIGLVGIDSVTGQRRLTFGQPLLVDGLDIVVVAVAIFAVGEALWVAAHLRRTPLHVIPVGRPWMGKKDWSRSWKPWLRGTAFGFPFGALPAGGAEIPTFLSYVTEKRLSKHPEEFGKGAIEGVAGPEAANNAAAAGTLTPMLALGLPTNATAAVMLAAFTSYGIQPGPQLFSSQGPLVWALIASLFIGNFLLLLINLPLAPVWAKLLQLPRPYLYAGILFFATLGAYSVNLQAFDLVILLVLGALGFMMRRFGLPVLPLILGVILGPRIEGQLRKTLQLSAGDPAGLFSEPIAIVVYIIVAIILAWPFIYKLIRRNRPAKKPLLPANSGAADYSD
- a CDS encoding tripartite tricarboxylate transporter TctB family protein, which codes for MSSTTTGLKGRAELGVALLLGVVGVLVFLDANGLVTPYSQSDPVGPKTVPFIVSGLLIICAVLLAINVLRGGKGEAEGGEDVDLAHPADWKTVLPLAGAFILNILLIDWAGWVISGTVLFWGSVLALGSRRYIRDGLISVALSLLTFYGFYLGLGIALPAGLLEGIL
- a CDS encoding tripartite tricarboxylate transporter substrate binding protein, with translation MRQIRALRVAAVAAGIALMATGCGATGKSTGSESSGAAAGPITGLQIMVPNTPGGGYDTTARAAAKVLDDEKISTNTEVFNLAGAGGTVGLARIVNEKGNGDLTMLMGLGVVGASYTNKSESKLTETTPLAKLIEEPGAIMVSKDSPYKTIDDLVTAWKANPASIAVGGGSSPGGPDHLLPMQLAGAVGIDATKVNFVSYDGGGDLLPAILGNKLGFAASGAGEYLQQIKSGEIRVLATSGENRLEGVDAPTLKESNIDLVFTNWRGVVAPPGISEDDKKSLIAALEKMHASEGWKEALKTHSWTDAFVTGDEFQTFLTDQDKRVADVLTKLGLA
- a CDS encoding sensor histidine kinase produces the protein MSLAGQYLVLQLLIVLAVLVAVVAISLAQSAATFERTEGRRALLAAEALGSNPTVRALLPEAEPRVGSALPAVAESVRTVSGSSQVALAKLDTTVVASSDPSLLGQPLPLGESQVLEGRAWTGVLPGSSGAVLSAHVPVLNDSGKVIGVASVSRNYPSTIERLGDAVPNLLTYLGVASVLGVAGSLLLSRRVKRQTLGMEPREITGLVENREAMLQGLKEGVVALDPHERITVANESARRLLGLPPDCVGKKLRSLHVDPALKTVLTREQSDPDQLVLVGERLVVMNRVALRSHGRDIGSVTTLRDRTELSSLESELGATKTVTDTLRAQAHEFANQLHVISGLIQIGEYDSVVQFVNGATVDRTRLNDDVTSRIQDPALAALLIAKASLATERGVELKLDPKSALPRVNEELSRDLTTVVGNLVDNAFDAVTGLPGASVQVLVVHSDDEVTVTVRDNGPGVPSGSAEDIFRQGFSTKEPGTGDARGFGLALSRVICRRSGGDLGFSNDHGAVFTATFSKNDSDISKGAHHL
- a CDS encoding response regulator; the encoded protein is MIKVLIVDDDFMVAKVHAGFIQRTPGFAVVGVAHTGGQALVETERLQPDLVLLDIHLPDINGLELMHQLRDVAPDLDVLVISAAREVETVRKALRGGIVHYLIKPFSQTDLHERLEHYLSAYQGLDASKVEAEQSDVNRVFGLSVSERTLPKGCSVETLELVESALKTAPGDLSAAELAEQLGTSRVSARRYLEYLHDEGALEVRLKYGVGRPERRYVLKGR
- a CDS encoding LLM class flavin-dependent oxidoreductase, with translation MPTPEHPLRKLGFLTIGLFHPDDPAAGHRSTLEIIELGEQLGFDSAWLRHRHLQFGISSPVAVMAAASQRTSRIELGTAVTPLGWENPLRLAEDLATVDLLSGGRINPGISVGEPMHYDTVKHDLYPDSSETEDFSYARVDRFARLVAGEKVRDFSGKQGVVEEFSNRVEPHSPGLRSRLWYGAGSMKSAVWAGTNDFNLLSSSVIFPDKDQEPDFAKVQQSQIRAYREAAAAAGHTAAGTRARVSQGLVVIPTDSASSAQRAKYQRYVDERTPRTQSPQGPKGMMFARDLIGTSDEIAGQLYAHQGFQEVDEVAFALPFSFEHEDYVQILTDIAQKLGPALGWTPAA
- a CDS encoding heme-degrading domain-containing protein is translated as MTESPRLAELRQQEEELVFASFDHHDAWRLGSLIANHAIASELGVAIDIRRHNVVLFRCVLPGATSDQEEWIRRKSASVLRFEHSTALLGEQFSARNPLGGGWLAPEDYTLAGGSFPIRVRGAGVIGAVTVSGLSSDEDHQMVVDGIRNYLKTVGV
- a CDS encoding Gfo/Idh/MocA family protein, coding for MTLSNGTSDGTIRWGILGTGFIAGLQTKDLKENGFTVQAVGSRSAESSEVFAEEYGVATAHGSYEDLVADPLVDVVYIATPHPFHHANALLALNAGKHVLVEKAFTMNARQAQEIIDLAAAKGLVALEAMWTRFLPHMIRIRELIAAGTIGEVRKVVATHNQSLPKDPAHRLNDPALGGGALLDLGIYPISFAFDILGTPASIVASASMSATGVDRQTAAIFEYAGGAQAIVDCELDAASANRAMVIGTEGWIEIEHTWYNPVPFTVFAVDGAVVERYEQAVSSRGMQYQAAEMERLIRSGETAGTMLPPAETVAIMAAMDEIREQIGLRYDSDAVVEGNQS
- a CDS encoding sugar phosphate isomerase/epimerase — translated: MPRPYTLFTGQWADLPFEEVARLASGWGYDGLEIAVSGDHLDAWRWDEPGYVESKLAVLEKYNLKVWAISNHLKGQAVCDDPIDFRHEAIVGSRVWGDGEPEGVRQRAAEEMKHTARLARALGVDTVVGFTGSSIWQYVAMFPPVPEKVIEAGYQDFADRWNPILDVFDECGVRFAHEVHPSEIAYDYWTTVRTLEAIGHRPAFGLNWDPSHFMWQGIDPVSFIWDFKDRIYHVDCKDTKLRPTGRNTVMGSHLPWGDPRRGWDFVSAGRGDVPWESSFRALTAIGYDGPISVEWEDAGMDRLHGAPEALAALKKFDFPASQTSFDAAFSSKD